One stretch of Bremerella cremea DNA includes these proteins:
- a CDS encoding SLC13 family permease: MDLLQAAHPWIAIGTTIGVFLAIQFVRRVPVDLLFLLALCFVTLTGIIDPRTAVAGFSSRAVIAISALLVVSAGLRKTGVLDWVGSKILGRSTNERSALLRLTGPIVLSAAFVLNTALVAMMMPVIIDWCRQRNLSPSKLLLPLSYLTILGGVCTLIGTSTTLVVNEKLRDSVAEIEQEIQQLEGQISRAVADEKPALESQLAERQTLLTKVQPMGFFEISYIGVPCALVGSIYMLLLGQRFLPGRRDIIVQLGDQQREYLVEMQVLPECPMIDRTVEDAGLRNLHGLFLIEIDRDGDIITPVTPRDFIRSGDRLVFTGLVSTIVDLEKTPGLIPAADRTYEFHPQSRVQRHLTEVVLSPSSPLVGTTVRKANFRQLYNAAVVAVHRNGERLPNKIGNIILEVGDTLLLQTRSDFIAQHRNNRDFYLVSSVDNSEPRRHDRALLSGGLMIGLIIWLCLTSLLSSFGITNGWASPAIAATTVASLMILLQCLSAAEARASLDIQVIVTIAAALGLGNALWESGAAQMIAEALVSAVGTNPYLLLVVIYIMTVLFTETITNTAVAAILLPVAVAVAQQSATNPRPFIMAIAIGASMAFLTPIGYQTNLMVMGPGGYTPRDYLRSGIPLAVLIAVTALTLIPRIWAF, from the coding sequence ATGGACTTACTTCAAGCCGCCCATCCTTGGATCGCCATTGGAACGACCATTGGCGTTTTCCTGGCCATTCAATTTGTTCGCCGTGTCCCGGTTGATCTGCTCTTTCTGTTGGCCCTTTGTTTCGTCACGCTCACAGGCATTATTGACCCACGCACGGCAGTCGCCGGCTTTTCTAGCCGGGCGGTCATTGCGATCAGTGCCCTTTTGGTTGTCTCTGCTGGCTTACGTAAAACAGGCGTACTCGATTGGGTCGGCTCGAAGATCTTAGGTCGATCGACCAACGAACGTTCCGCTTTGTTACGTCTGACTGGGCCAATCGTTCTGTCTGCGGCCTTCGTTCTTAATACGGCCCTCGTGGCGATGATGATGCCGGTAATCATCGACTGGTGCCGCCAACGCAACCTATCGCCTTCCAAGCTTTTGCTCCCCTTGAGCTACCTCACGATTTTAGGTGGTGTATGCACCTTGATTGGGACGAGCACAACTTTGGTGGTTAACGAAAAGCTACGCGATAGCGTGGCAGAAATCGAACAAGAGATTCAACAACTTGAAGGCCAAATTTCTCGTGCCGTGGCAGACGAGAAACCTGCGTTAGAAAGCCAACTGGCCGAGCGGCAAACGCTGCTCACCAAAGTGCAACCGATGGGCTTTTTCGAGATCAGCTATATCGGCGTTCCGTGTGCTTTGGTGGGAAGTATTTACATGCTGCTCTTAGGACAGCGTTTTCTGCCTGGTCGACGTGACATTATTGTGCAACTCGGCGATCAACAGCGCGAATACCTCGTCGAAATGCAAGTTTTGCCTGAGTGCCCCATGATTGATCGAACCGTCGAAGACGCTGGCCTGCGTAACTTGCATGGCTTGTTCTTGATCGAAATTGATCGTGATGGCGATATTATCACCCCAGTGACCCCACGTGACTTTATCCGCTCAGGCGATCGCCTGGTGTTTACCGGTTTGGTGAGTACCATTGTCGACCTAGAAAAGACGCCAGGGTTGATTCCAGCGGCCGATCGCACCTACGAATTCCATCCTCAATCGCGTGTCCAGCGTCACTTAACTGAAGTGGTTCTCTCCCCCTCGTCACCGCTGGTGGGCACAACAGTGCGTAAAGCAAACTTCCGCCAGCTTTACAACGCAGCGGTCGTGGCTGTCCATCGCAATGGCGAACGCTTACCAAACAAGATTGGCAATATCATTCTCGAAGTTGGCGACACACTGTTGCTGCAAACTCGAAGTGATTTCATCGCTCAGCATCGTAACAATCGCGACTTCTACTTGGTCAGCAGTGTCGATAACTCTGAGCCACGACGCCACGATCGAGCCCTCCTCTCCGGTGGATTGATGATCGGCCTGATCATCTGGCTTTGCCTGACTTCGCTGCTCTCATCCTTTGGGATTACCAACGGCTGGGCGAGTCCGGCGATTGCCGCCACGACGGTAGCCAGTCTGATGATTTTGCTGCAGTGCTTGTCTGCCGCCGAAGCCCGTGCTTCGCTTGATATTCAAGTGATTGTTACCATCGCGGCAGCCCTGGGACTGGGGAATGCCCTGTGGGAAAGTGGTGCCGCGCAGATGATTGCCGAGGCTCTTGTGTCGGCGGTTGGCACCAATCCATATCTGCTTCTCGTGGTGATTTACATCATGACGGTATTGTTTACTGAGACCATCACCAACACGGCAGTCGCCGCCATCTTGCTACCGGTGGCGGTCGCCGTTGCCCAACAAAGTGCGACCAATCCACGTCCTTTTATCATGGCCATCGCCATCGGGGCTTCCATGGCGTTTCTCACGCCGATTGGCTATCAAACAAACTTGATGGTCATGGGCCCAGGCGGCTACACACCCCGCGACTATCTCCGCTCAGGCATTCCTCTGGCAGTTCTCATCGCTGTCACCGCGCTCACGCTCATTCCACGCATCTGGGCGTTTTAG
- a CDS encoding VOC family protein has translation MEPRISLVTLGVEDLPRALEFYRDGLGLPTTWTGDRGVVFFQTSGTCLALYPFDKLAEDVGEAWIGQQKSKFPGITLAHNVREKEEVDQVLNRAQAAGGAIEKPGQDTFWGGYSGYFSDLDGYLWEVAYGAFDFNEDGSLKIT, from the coding sequence ATGGAGCCTCGAATTAGCCTTGTCACTTTGGGCGTAGAAGACTTGCCCCGCGCGCTCGAATTTTATCGCGATGGACTTGGTTTGCCGACAACATGGACCGGGGACCGTGGTGTTGTTTTCTTTCAAACCAGCGGTACATGCTTGGCGTTATACCCCTTCGATAAACTTGCCGAAGATGTGGGGGAAGCTTGGATTGGACAGCAAAAATCAAAATTTCCTGGAATCACGCTTGCCCACAACGTGCGTGAAAAAGAGGAAGTCGATCAGGTATTAAACCGCGCCCAAGCCGCCGGTGGCGCAATAGAAAAGCCGGGGCAAGACACCTTTTGGGGTGGCTACTCCGGCTATTTTTCAGATCTCGATGGCTACCTCTGGGAAGTCGCCTACGGCGCGTTTGACTTCAACGAAGATGGTAGCCTGAAGATTACTTGA
- a CDS encoding VWA domain-containing protein: protein MERPWFLVLLLFVPILWTVSWKSLTVNGRWRWLLANGLRTLLCLLVILALAEVQLVRKNDRLTVIYLIDRSLSIPPDRLDEVVDYVRSTANTFRRPSPDDRVGVVTFGGDAAIEIPPWPGDLFLHSRFETNIDRQQTNLEAALNLAQAAFPMDAAKRIVIVTDGQETLGNAMQTATAITQSGIGIDVVPVTSYSQGEISIEKISTPSKAREKTPFHVQVVLKNKPGEHWDQEAAQKPVPGNIRVIRSGGGHETVVVDQQIELEPGTRVFTFQDELPDGGFYTYDAAFTPDKRGLDGFTQNNQASSFTHVESSGQVLLIVDANRPNEFAELVAMLERNHLKVTVQPSNQLFTRLSDLQPYDLVILGNVARSTGDTNGITAFSDAQMQMLADNTRNLGAGLMMLGGPDSFGAGGWANTPIEEAMPLDFQIKDAKVVPVGALMLVIDKSGSMSGEKIHWSKAAAREALRALGPRDYIGVTTFDSAMQRAVPLQRAENRQFVLQMISRLGADGGTNMFPAMEDGFRQLEANEAAVKHMIVLTDGQTSPADFARLTQQISARGITVSTVAVGQDADVRLLNQIAAMGRGKYYQVTSPKAIPRIFMQEARRVARPLIFEKETGIQPYLAGDHEILKGLPSAFLPVKGYVMTTPKDSPLVDIPLMLPEPVGQSNALLATWQYGIGRSVCWTSDAGQRWTHDWTGWDGFEKQFLQMVRWSMRSTDNNTNYLVATEVQGQKVKVTLNALDDEGNFVNFSSPQLHGVGPQSAIISESLKQVAPGRYEGEFEAAKTGPHFIAIAPNPGQSPLRIGINVQNSQEFREHRDHLPMLQRMAALVPPGGQPGQVFNLDMTPEQLASIDTTPFRHDLAKASTQRPIWYLILVGSACLFLVDIANRRVLWSFVWAHTLWDRLRRRPSQQPAQDQALERLKAQKQSLNRQWHDEFANSSVDTSTEPVHEAIIMTTETPTNPPREQPGLDTPEDKGYLNRLLHAKRQARNDEKSDKNDHSN, encoded by the coding sequence ATGGAACGTCCCTGGTTCCTAGTCTTACTGCTTTTCGTGCCGATCTTATGGACCGTGTCGTGGAAAAGCTTAACCGTTAACGGACGTTGGCGGTGGCTACTCGCCAATGGTCTCCGCACGCTGCTTTGCCTGCTGGTTATTCTGGCCCTGGCCGAGGTCCAACTCGTGCGGAAGAACGATCGCTTGACGGTGATCTATCTGATCGATCGCTCTTTGAGTATTCCGCCAGACCGTCTTGATGAAGTCGTCGATTACGTTCGCTCCACGGCCAACACGTTTCGTAGACCGTCGCCAGATGATCGCGTGGGCGTGGTCACGTTTGGTGGTGATGCGGCCATCGAGATTCCCCCTTGGCCTGGCGACCTCTTCCTGCACTCCCGGTTTGAAACCAACATTGACCGGCAACAAACCAACTTGGAAGCTGCCCTGAATCTAGCCCAAGCAGCCTTTCCCATGGATGCCGCCAAACGCATTGTGATCGTAACCGACGGCCAGGAAACGCTCGGCAACGCAATGCAAACCGCCACGGCGATCACCCAGTCAGGGATTGGCATCGACGTGGTTCCCGTAACCTCGTATTCCCAAGGAGAAATCTCGATCGAGAAGATCTCCACCCCATCTAAGGCCCGTGAGAAGACACCGTTTCATGTCCAAGTTGTCTTAAAGAATAAGCCTGGTGAACATTGGGACCAAGAAGCTGCCCAGAAGCCGGTGCCAGGCAATATCCGTGTGATCCGCAGCGGTGGTGGTCACGAAACGGTTGTCGTCGATCAGCAGATTGAACTGGAACCAGGCACAAGGGTCTTCACCTTTCAAGACGAACTGCCCGATGGTGGCTTCTACACCTATGATGCGGCCTTCACGCCAGACAAGCGCGGACTCGATGGCTTTACACAAAACAACCAGGCGAGCAGCTTTACCCATGTCGAGTCTAGCGGTCAGGTTCTCTTAATCGTGGACGCGAACCGTCCGAACGAGTTCGCCGAGTTAGTGGCGATGCTGGAGAGGAATCACCTGAAAGTTACCGTTCAGCCGAGCAATCAGTTGTTCACCCGTTTATCGGATCTGCAGCCGTACGATTTGGTGATTCTGGGCAATGTGGCTCGCAGCACCGGCGACACCAACGGCATCACCGCGTTTAGCGATGCCCAAATGCAGATGTTGGCCGATAACACGCGCAATCTCGGGGCTGGGCTGATGATGCTAGGCGGGCCCGATAGCTTTGGCGCTGGCGGTTGGGCAAATACCCCGATCGAAGAAGCCATGCCGCTCGATTTCCAGATCAAAGATGCGAAAGTTGTCCCGGTTGGTGCGTTGATGCTGGTTATCGACAAGTCAGGATCGATGTCGGGCGAGAAGATCCATTGGAGCAAAGCCGCAGCACGTGAAGCCTTACGAGCACTCGGGCCGCGTGACTACATCGGAGTTACCACTTTCGATTCGGCAATGCAACGAGCCGTTCCGTTACAACGAGCCGAGAACCGCCAATTTGTACTGCAAATGATCTCTCGCTTAGGAGCCGATGGGGGAACCAATATGTTTCCCGCTATGGAAGATGGTTTCCGCCAGTTGGAAGCCAACGAGGCAGCGGTGAAACATATGATTGTGCTTACCGATGGGCAAACCTCGCCGGCTGATTTCGCTCGTTTGACCCAACAAATTTCCGCTCGCGGGATTACCGTCAGCACGGTCGCCGTGGGACAAGACGCCGACGTCCGGCTGCTGAACCAAATTGCCGCGATGGGGCGAGGCAAGTACTACCAAGTGACCTCTCCGAAAGCGATTCCGCGTATCTTTATGCAAGAGGCCCGGCGTGTCGCCCGCCCATTGATATTTGAAAAGGAAACCGGCATCCAACCTTATTTAGCAGGCGATCACGAGATCTTAAAGGGACTACCGTCTGCTTTTCTTCCGGTTAAGGGGTACGTCATGACGACCCCCAAAGACAGCCCCTTGGTCGACATTCCCTTGATGCTACCAGAACCAGTTGGCCAGTCGAACGCTTTGCTGGCGACATGGCAATATGGCATCGGACGAAGTGTCTGCTGGACGAGCGACGCAGGTCAACGCTGGACCCATGATTGGACTGGCTGGGATGGTTTCGAAAAGCAGTTTCTGCAGATGGTTCGTTGGAGCATGCGAAGTACCGACAACAACACGAACTATCTGGTCGCCACCGAGGTTCAAGGGCAAAAAGTTAAAGTGACGTTGAATGCCCTGGACGACGAAGGCAATTTCGTGAACTTTTCGTCCCCTCAACTTCACGGCGTGGGACCGCAATCGGCCATCATCAGCGAATCACTAAAGCAAGTCGCTCCTGGTAGGTATGAAGGAGAATTCGAAGCGGCAAAGACAGGCCCTCACTTTATCGCGATCGCGCCGAACCCCGGCCAGTCACCACTACGCATTGGAATTAACGTGCAGAACTCGCAAGAGTTTCGAGAGCATCGCGACCATCTACCGATGCTCCAACGGATGGCCGCGTTGGTTCCCCCTGGCGGTCAGCCTGGTCAGGTCTTCAACCTTGACATGACGCCAGAACAACTCGCTTCAATCGACACAACACCGTTCCGCCACGACCTGGCCAAGGCCAGCACCCAGCGGCCGATTTGGTACTTGATTCTCGTTGGATCGGCCTGTTTATTTTTGGTGGATATCGCCAATCGTCGCGTCTTGTGGAGCTTTGTTTGGGCACACACCTTGTGGGATCGCTTACGAAGAAGACCTTCCCAACAGCCAGCCCAAGATCAAGCTCTGGAACGCCTCAAGGCTCAGAAACAGTCATTGAATCGACAATGGCACGATGAGTTCGCCAATAGCTCGGTCGATACTTCGACCGAGCCGGTGCATGAAGCAATCATTATGACCACGGAAACCCCAACCAACCCTCCACGCGAGCAACCAGGACTCGACACGCCGGAAGACAAAGGCTACCTCAATCGCCTCTTACATGCGAAGCGTCAAGCCAGAAACGACGAGAAGTCGGATAAGAACGATCACAGCAATTAA
- a CDS encoding prenyltransferase/squalene oxidase repeat-containing protein: MGIAAESPISNESQKKLDQIVSKGLKYLETKGQAEDGSFTAQAGPGLTALALTSALRNGKTVDDPVVAKGLKALEGFVKPDGGIYGNGRLRNYETCVAMLCFEEANNDGRYNDLLKKARAFVTGLQYGDGNMKQGDVWFGGVGYSGAGRPDLSNTAYLVEALFDTGSEADNEAIQNALVFISRCQNLSSKYNTTQFADKVNDGGFFYEIPREKIDPSTSPDRYTENGGIRSYGSMTYAGLKSMIYAGLTKDDPRVKAATQWVTENYSVDTNPGMGNAGLYYYYHTFAAGLGTAGIDELTDAAGNKHNWREDLINELAKRQHEDGSWANENGRWFENDKNLATAFALMALSYCDADTKPTQTQPAK; this comes from the coding sequence CTGGGCATTGCTGCGGAGTCGCCGATTTCTAACGAGTCTCAGAAGAAGCTCGACCAGATCGTCAGCAAAGGCCTGAAGTATCTGGAAACGAAAGGCCAAGCAGAAGATGGTTCGTTCACGGCCCAAGCCGGTCCAGGCTTAACCGCGTTGGCACTAACAAGCGCCTTACGCAACGGCAAAACGGTAGACGATCCGGTGGTGGCCAAAGGGCTCAAAGCTTTAGAAGGTTTCGTTAAGCCAGACGGCGGAATCTATGGCAACGGCCGCCTCCGCAACTACGAAACATGCGTGGCGATGCTGTGCTTTGAAGAGGCCAACAACGATGGCCGCTACAACGATTTACTGAAAAAAGCCCGAGCTTTTGTCACAGGGCTGCAATACGGCGACGGCAATATGAAGCAAGGCGACGTCTGGTTTGGCGGGGTTGGTTACAGCGGAGCTGGCCGCCCAGACCTTTCCAATACGGCCTACCTAGTCGAGGCGTTGTTTGACACAGGAAGCGAAGCCGATAACGAAGCAATTCAAAACGCGTTGGTCTTTATTTCTCGATGTCAGAACCTTTCCAGCAAATACAACACCACACAGTTCGCCGACAAAGTAAACGACGGTGGCTTCTTCTACGAGATCCCACGAGAAAAAATCGATCCTTCGACTTCGCCTGATCGTTATACAGAGAACGGCGGAATCCGCAGCTACGGTTCGATGACTTATGCCGGTCTGAAAAGCATGATTTATGCCGGTTTGACCAAAGACGATCCGCGTGTGAAAGCAGCCACCCAGTGGGTGACCGAAAACTACAGCGTGGATACCAACCCAGGCATGGGCAACGCCGGGCTGTACTACTACTATCACACCTTCGCGGCAGGCTTGGGAACCGCTGGCATTGACGAACTGACGGATGCCGCTGGCAACAAACACAACTGGCGTGAAGACCTAATCAACGAACTCGCCAAACGCCAGCACGAGGACGGCTCGTGGGCCAACGAGAATGGCCGTTGGTTCGAGAACGATAAAAACCTAGCCACTGCGTTCGCGTTGATGGCACTTTCCTATTGTGACGCTGACACGAAACCAACCCAAACGCAGCCTGCGAAGTAA
- a CDS encoding DUF1559 domain-containing protein: MSRASRNQGFTLVELLVVIAIIGVLIALLLPAVQQAREAARRMQCTNHMKQWGLSFHNYHDVLKSLPFGATNNKRHTWVVSLWPYMEQTNIADAYDYNKHFYEAPNIVQNTFNGVTAQMIEFYHCPSQGGGRYNTSDAYWRARVHYAVNYGNVTIPNGSPTNEGPTSAPFGFDGSTGALNEKPRSSDFSAFRDGLSNTMLMSEMRTHSNDAAKDHRGDAFNDDAAGGGFMTVLTPNSSAPDTTSSAWCDNKPEIGMPCTGGTNEHHAARSNHPGGVQVLLGDGSCRFVTETIALNVWRAAGSTEGSETFSW, encoded by the coding sequence ATGTCGCGCGCTTCTCGGAACCAAGGTTTTACCTTGGTAGAATTACTTGTCGTGATTGCCATTATTGGCGTCTTAATTGCTCTTTTGCTGCCGGCGGTGCAACAAGCCCGTGAAGCAGCTCGTCGTATGCAATGCACCAACCACATGAAACAGTGGGGGCTGTCATTTCATAACTACCACGACGTTCTCAAATCGCTTCCTTTCGGAGCGACCAATAACAAACGCCATACCTGGGTTGTCAGCTTGTGGCCCTACATGGAACAGACCAACATTGCCGACGCCTACGACTACAACAAGCACTTCTATGAAGCACCCAATATCGTTCAAAACACCTTTAATGGTGTCACAGCCCAGATGATCGAGTTCTATCATTGTCCGAGCCAAGGTGGTGGCCGCTACAACACTTCGGATGCCTACTGGCGAGCCCGAGTTCATTACGCGGTGAACTATGGGAACGTAACAATTCCTAACGGCAGCCCCACCAACGAAGGCCCTACCAGCGCTCCATTCGGTTTCGACGGTTCAACCGGTGCCCTGAATGAAAAACCACGTAGTTCTGATTTCTCAGCCTTCCGAGATGGCTTGAGCAACACGATGCTCATGTCCGAAATGCGTACTCATTCCAACGACGCGGCCAAAGATCACCGTGGGGATGCCTTTAACGACGATGCTGCTGGCGGCGGTTTCATGACCGTTCTAACACCAAACTCGTCCGCTCCAGATACAACTTCTTCTGCATGGTGCGACAATAAGCCAGAAATCGGTATGCCATGTACTGGTGGTACCAACGAACATCATGCGGCTCGCAGTAATCACCCTGGTGGCGTGCAGGTTCTGCTCGGTGACGGGTCGTGTCGTTTCGTTACTGAAACGATTGCGCTTAACGTTTGGCGAGCAGCCGGTAGCACCGAAGGCTCGGAGACATTCAGCTGGTAA